A DNA window from Chryseobacterium scophthalmum contains the following coding sequences:
- a CDS encoding VF530 family protein: MEEKSKDPLHGKRLDAILEELVEYYQGFEELGKQINIKCFTDNPSINSSLKFLRKTDWARAKVESLYLYVLRQKKREESKNRK; encoded by the coding sequence ATGGAAGAAAAATCAAAAGATCCTTTACACGGAAAAAGACTTGATGCCATTCTTGAAGAGTTGGTAGAATATTATCAGGGCTTTGAAGAATTGGGAAAACAAATTAATATCAAATGTTTTACAGATAATCCGAGTATCAATTCGTCATTGAAGTTTTTACGAAAAACAGACTGGGCGAGAGCAAAAGTTGAAAGTCTGTATCTGTATGTTTTAAGACAGAAAAAAAGGGAAGAATCAAAAAATAGAAAGTAA